A genomic region of Haladaptatus sp. R4 contains the following coding sequences:
- a CDS encoding zinc ribbon domain-containing protein: MERMTTRKRPWLAAVLSVLATGLGHLYLRRWKRALGWLATLYAVAVLFVPSSVLDALFTGGPVDLLAAAPVLLVSGLCVLDAYLLAHVQNTFERLVTTEISQPTESDAETVRCPSCGRALDADLDFCHWCTTRLDGDGSATDGPQKN; the protein is encoded by the coding sequence ATGGAGCGAATGACGACACGGAAACGACCGTGGCTCGCGGCGGTGTTGTCCGTCCTCGCAACTGGCCTCGGACATCTCTATCTCCGCCGTTGGAAGCGTGCGCTCGGATGGCTTGCAACGCTCTACGCCGTTGCTGTGCTGTTTGTCCCCTCCAGCGTGCTCGACGCCCTCTTCACAGGAGGGCCGGTCGACCTCCTCGCCGCCGCACCCGTTCTCCTGGTCAGCGGCCTTTGCGTCCTCGATGCTTACCTCCTCGCACACGTCCAGAACACGTTCGAGCGACTCGTGACGACAGAGATCAGTCAACCGACCGAGAGCGACGCGGAAACCGTTCGTTGCCCGAGTTGTGGCCGCGCCCTCGACGCCGACCTCGACTTCTGCCACTGGTGTACGACGCGGCTCGACGGCGATGGCTCGGCAACCGACGGACCGCAGAAAAACTAG